A single window of Methanobrevibacter sp. TMH8 DNA harbors:
- a CDS encoding dihydropteroate synthase-like protein produces the protein MKILIVTGNLAFPLVEKAAKDSNHDVMIHIADTQIAAFLTPRMIINEIEDYYSNELANGEIDMIITPGLMRKSTADIAFALNIPTFKGSTDAADLKMVLDLIDGLDGNLDLSTNKPADKLIEEEKRKQAIEFISDFESDLEIREELLKKPNNIKVGKLAVGEDFPMRILAEIANAPILTKEELIKKAEYFLANGADMIDIGMVAGEDKSDTIPDMIATLRPIVGEKALSIDTLNPKEISVAIKHGIDMVLSIDLGNYKEVSSLLKEHNVPAVALPTNFTEGKVPHTVEERISRMVELSDECKIEGVEIIADLILDPVNSSSIVDSIIACREYHKIHNNPMFFGVGNVNELMDSDSVGVNALLAGIAMELGASILFTPEESGKTTGSVYELSIASKMMFLAKNRNSIPKDLGINLLVFKDKKKRQDIDGLEDSDFDVPVEQAREANRFVLDPAGSFKIRVEHAIHPENSKIIVTHFKKTVPDLTIEGKYTKEIYDELVRQGIITRMEHAAYLGAELQKAEIAMITGKEYIQDFDLFKRPFDLN, from the coding sequence ATGAAGATACTTATTGTAACCGGAAATTTAGCTTTTCCATTAGTTGAAAAAGCAGCTAAAGATTCAAATCATGATGTAATGATACATATAGCTGATACTCAAATAGCTGCTTTTTTAACTCCTAGAATGATAATTAATGAAATTGAGGATTATTATAGCAATGAATTAGCTAACGGTGAGATTGATATGATTATAACTCCTGGACTTATGAGGAAATCTACTGCTGATATTGCTTTTGCTTTAAATATTCCAACATTTAAGGGATCTACTGATGCAGCTGATTTAAAAATGGTTCTTGATTTGATTGATGGATTAGATGGGAATTTGGATCTTTCAACTAATAAACCTGCAGATAAATTAATTGAAGAAGAAAAAAGGAAACAAGCTATTGAATTTATATCTGATTTCGAGTCAGATTTGGAAATAAGGGAGGAACTTCTTAAAAAGCCAAATAATATTAAGGTTGGAAAATTAGCTGTTGGAGAAGATTTTCCAATGCGAATATTAGCTGAAATAGCTAATGCACCAATTTTAACTAAAGAAGAATTAATTAAAAAAGCTGAATACTTTTTAGCTAATGGTGCAGATATGATTGATATTGGGATGGTGGCTGGTGAAGATAAATCGGATACAATTCCAGATATGATAGCTACTCTCCGTCCAATTGTTGGTGAAAAAGCTCTTAGTATTGATACACTTAATCCAAAAGAAATAAGTGTAGCTATTAAACATGGAATAGATATGGTATTAAGTATAGACCTGGGAAATTATAAAGAAGTTTCATCTTTACTTAAAGAACATAATGTTCCTGCTGTAGCTTTACCAACTAATTTTACTGAGGGCAAAGTTCCACATACTGTTGAAGAGAGAATTTCTAGAATGGTTGAATTATCTGATGAGTGTAAAATTGAAGGTGTTGAAATCATAGCTGATTTAATTCTTGATCCTGTTAATAGTAGTAGTATTGTTGATTCTATTATTGCATGTAGAGAATATCATAAAATTCATAATAATCCAATGTTTTTTGGTGTAGGGAATGTGAATGAATTAATGGATTCTGATTCTGTTGGGGTTAATGCTTTGCTTGCAGGAATAGCTATGGAACTCGGAGCTAGTATTCTTTTTACTCCTGAAGAAAGTGGAAAAACTACTGGGAGTGTTTATGAACTATCTATAGCTAGTAAAATGATGTTTTTAGCTAAAAATAGAAATTCTATTCCAAAGGATCTTGGTATAAATCTCCTTGTTTTTAAAGATAAAAAGAAAAGACAAGATATTGATGGCCTTGAAGATTCTGATTTTGATGTTCCAGTAGAACAAGCAAGAGAAGCTAATCGTTTTGTCCTTGATCCAGCAGGTAGCTTTAAGATCAGAGTCGAACATGCTATCCATCCAGAAAATAGCAAAATTATTGTGACTCACTTTAAAAAGACAGTTCCTGATTTGACTATCGAAGGAAAATATACAAAAGAAATATATGATGAATTAGTAAGGCAAGGAATCATAACAAGAATGGAACATGCTGCATATTTAGGAGCTGAACTTCAAAAAGCAGAAATAGCTATGATAACTGGTAAAGAATATATTCAAGACTTTGATTTGTTCAAAAGACCTTTTGATTTGAATTAG
- a CDS encoding TIGR00269 family protein, which yields MEICTKCGNPKIVIRRKQSGQALCQDCFVESIQKKAIKTIKKEKLLEKGDKVLVALSGGKDSVTLLDILDTFRQRNIIDLCAVTVDEGIGGYRQDGVAIAINHAKRLGIEHKVVSFEESYGITLDEIMNRPNHRGSCTYCGVFRRWIINRVAREFGASKIATGHNLDDETQAILMNYLEGNIDNLTKIGPITDSKSPLFTPKIKPLREIPEKEIGLYAIARELEVHFAGCPYSQESFRGEIGEIIKNLSKDHPTIMYSTLSGFDKIKKALKKEYKSEFEFERCSICGEPSSNKVCRACTFLEELDKKVIL from the coding sequence ATGGAAATTTGTACAAAATGTGGAAATCCTAAAATTGTTATAAGGCGTAAACAGTCTGGTCAAGCTTTATGCCAAGATTGCTTTGTTGAAAGTATTCAAAAAAAAGCAATTAAAACAATAAAAAAAGAAAAACTTCTTGAAAAAGGAGATAAAGTTCTTGTTGCACTGTCTGGAGGTAAAGATAGTGTAACTCTTCTTGATATTCTTGATACTTTTCGTCAACGTAATATAATTGATTTATGTGCAGTAACTGTTGATGAGGGAATTGGAGGATATCGTCAAGATGGTGTTGCTATAGCTATCAATCATGCAAAAAGATTAGGAATAGAGCATAAGGTAGTTTCCTTTGAAGAATCTTATGGTATTACTCTTGATGAAATTATGAATCGTCCTAATCATAGAGGGTCTTGTACATATTGTGGAGTATTTCGTCGATGGATAATAAATAGAGTTGCACGTGAATTTGGAGCTAGTAAAATAGCTACTGGACATAACCTTGATGACGAAACTCAAGCAATTCTTATGAATTACCTCGAAGGAAATATAGATAATTTAACTAAAATTGGTCCTATAACAGATTCAAAAAGTCCACTTTTTACTCCAAAAATTAAACCTCTTCGTGAAATTCCAGAAAAAGAAATTGGTTTATATGCAATAGCTAGGGAACTTGAAGTTCATTTTGCAGGTTGTCCATATTCTCAAGAATCTTTTAGAGGAGAAATTGGTGAAATAATCAAAAATCTTTCTAAAGATCATCCTACTATAATGTATTCTACATTAAGTGGTTTTGATAAAATTAAAAAAGCTTTAAAGAAAGAATATAAAAGCGAATTTGAATTTGAAAGATGTAGTATTTGTGGTGAACCTTCTTCAAATAAAGTCTGTAGGGCATGTACCTTTTTAGAAGAGCTTGATAAAAAAGTAATTTTATAA
- a CDS encoding MoaD/ThiS family protein yields MNFKLIFNNKNEIKSLDNDNTSIKDVLNEMDLSSETIVAKKNGDIVIEDEKIQDGDEIQIIQIIYGG; encoded by the coding sequence ATGAATTTTAAACTTATATTTAATAATAAAAATGAAATAAAATCTCTTGATAATGATAATACTTCTATAAAAGATGTACTTAATGAAATGGATTTATCTTCTGAAACAATTGTAGCTAAAAAAAATGGAGATATTGTTATAGAAGATGAAAAGATTCAAGATGGGGATGAAATTCAAATAATTCAAATAATATATGGTGGATGA
- a CDS encoding ARMT1-like domain-containing protein gives MKVYYECGPCFIRQAKEAMDLATDDNELKINLIEDIFDFLADNYTQNASSNKLGSVIHRMIKEKTNCSDPYSKEKVIGNKIALEFLPMIEKLLEEDNSLENYIKIAIVGNILDFGALGLDFNPQEFILSNLDKNLAINQIDQFKEAISNHKDVLFLVDNTGEIVFDKLLIEKLIELGLNVTVALKEKPILNDACMEDAKSVGLDEIAKLTTIGTDSIGLIYDEASQEFKNLFDNSDFVIAKGLGNYEGLTETNLEGKDVFSLLCVKCSAVSKDIGIGERENILLKL, from the coding sequence ATGAAAGTCTACTATGAATGTGGGCCTTGTTTTATTCGTCAAGCTAAAGAAGCTATGGATTTAGCTACTGATGATAATGAATTAAAAATTAACCTTATTGAGGATATTTTTGACTTTTTAGCTGATAATTATACTCAAAATGCTTCTTCTAATAAATTAGGTTCTGTTATTCATCGAATGATTAAAGAAAAAACTAATTGTTCTGATCCTTATTCAAAAGAAAAGGTCATTGGTAATAAAATAGCTTTAGAATTTCTTCCCATGATTGAAAAACTTCTTGAAGAAGATAATAGTCTAGAGAATTATATTAAAATAGCTATTGTTGGTAATATACTAGATTTTGGAGCTTTAGGTCTTGATTTTAATCCTCAGGAATTTATTTTGTCAAATTTAGATAAAAATTTAGCTATCAATCAAATTGATCAATTTAAAGAAGCTATTTCTAATCATAAAGATGTCCTCTTTTTAGTTGATAATACTGGTGAAATCGTTTTTGATAAGCTACTTATTGAAAAATTAATTGAACTTGGTCTTAATGTAACAGTAGCTCTCAAAGAAAAACCAATTCTCAATGATGCATGCATGGAAGATGCTAAATCTGTTGGTTTAGATGAAATAGCTAAATTAACAACTATTGGAACTGATTCTATAGGTTTGATATATGATGAAGCATCTCAAGAATTTAAAAATCTTTTTGATAATTCAGATTTTGTAATAGCTAAAGGACTTGGCAATTATGAAGGTTTAACTGAAACTAATCTTGAAGGTAAAGATGTTTTTTCTCTTCTTTGTGTAAAATGCAGTGCAGTATCTAAAGATATTGGTATTGGTGAAAGAGAAAATATTTTGTTGAAATTATAA
- a CDS encoding NAD(P)-binding domain-containing protein: MKVGFIGFGEVASILTRRLLTRRLYDNDVEVISSTEGRSQETKKLAENSLATMVDSFEEVAESSDILISATTPYEALDVAKKYGSLVNGVFLDLNNISPKKTLEISSIFENTINYNSGYTNNYSNNVTYSSVEEDDSIFIKGAIMGSIKSPESLIYVSGENANELEVLNDYGLNIHVISKNVEDSAYIKMLRSIYTKGVTALLYEVFNLSENMGLTKELFESLINTEGENFEEQTKSRIDSLTKSHERKFQEMTEIFEFLKENSNKESLQDDLIITEATKNKFKDIK, encoded by the coding sequence TTGAAAGTAGGATTTATTGGGTTTGGAGAAGTAGCTTCAATATTAACAAGAAGGCTTCTAACAAGAAGACTTTATGATAATGATGTTGAAGTAATAAGTTCTACAGAAGGTAGAAGTCAAGAAACTAAGAAATTAGCTGAAAACTCTTTAGCTACTATGGTTGATAGTTTTGAAGAAGTAGCTGAATCTTCAGATATTTTAATTTCTGCAACAACTCCTTATGAAGCATTAGATGTAGCTAAAAAATATGGTTCGTTGGTAAATGGAGTTTTTTTAGATTTAAATAATATTTCTCCTAAAAAAACTTTAGAAATAAGTAGTATTTTTGAAAATACTATTAATTATAATAGTGGCTATACAAATAATTATAGTAATAATGTAACTTATTCTTCTGTTGAAGAAGATGATTCTATTTTTATTAAAGGCGCTATTATGGGCAGTATAAAATCTCCAGAATCTTTAATTTATGTATCTGGAGAAAATGCTAATGAATTAGAAGTTTTAAATGATTATGGTCTTAATATTCATGTTATCAGTAAAAATGTTGAAGATAGTGCATATATAAAGATGCTTCGAAGTATATATACAAAAGGAGTAACAGCCTTACTTTATGAAGTTTTTAATCTTTCTGAAAATATGGGTTTAACTAAAGAGTTATTTGAATCTTTGATTAATACAGAGGGAGAAAATTTTGAAGAACAAACAAAATCTCGTATAGATAGTTTAACTAAATCCCATGAAAGAAAATTTCAAGAAATGACTGAAATTTTTGAATTTTTAAAAGAAAATTCTAATAAAGAAAGTCTTCAAGATGACCTCATTATTACTGAAGCTACTAAAAATAAATTTAAAGATATTAAATAA
- a CDS encoding cytidyltransferase, which translates to MIGISADFDPVHLGHVKLIEKGREIAEETGDKVAIYLNKGFSANHAPFFTSFEARKDMALAAGADKVVGIEGLHHRLTLAYSVPIRIAMMIEDGVVDYIDAANVSTPKIVKYAEKFVKQGIFVGIPRDLPNRNVIRWFAVNEFLKEKYGRNMKFHIIPELEFNGKISGREIRRSIIENDMEIPEQTKELLPKSTIKILEREIKKGTIPEERNWKYINKRMNTCSRPNLMKLAYLNGNAINEIVKGRVYRDEESVWATFRRAGYGPVLTRLAISAIEEKVSRQEVVNLMRSYEKKGVIPHEQSVDKVIERSYYVATQCEKGELASIANEEFRSNPNITMDEIPLSFDAGLYLTKFETKLLNKKLDNKKSEQNQNMSEELIPQIYVDKDGKLSCEIKVDKKKIKTNLKLPAKEVTYLRYIIDSQFIPVSANIIKTKSGFRIRILINE; encoded by the coding sequence ATGATAGGAATAAGTGCCGATTTTGATCCAGTACATTTAGGACATGTAAAGCTAATTGAGAAAGGAAGAGAAATAGCTGAAGAAACTGGAGACAAAGTAGCAATATATTTAAACAAGGGTTTTAGTGCAAATCATGCTCCATTTTTTACTTCTTTTGAGGCAAGGAAAGATATGGCTTTAGCAGCTGGAGCAGACAAAGTAGTTGGGATTGAAGGACTCCACCATAGACTCACATTAGCATATTCTGTTCCAATAAGAATAGCTATGATGATAGAAGATGGAGTAGTGGATTACATTGATGCAGCTAATGTATCTACACCAAAAATTGTCAAATATGCGGAAAAATTTGTAAAACAAGGCATATTTGTTGGAATTCCAAGAGATCTCCCCAATAGAAATGTTATAAGATGGTTTGCAGTAAATGAATTTTTAAAAGAAAAATATGGACGAAACATGAAATTTCATATCATACCAGAATTAGAATTTAATGGAAAAATTTCTGGAAGAGAAATTAGAAGGTCAATTATTGAAAATGATATGGAAATACCAGAGCAAACAAAAGAATTACTACCAAAATCAACCATAAAAATTCTTGAAAGAGAGATAAAGAAAGGTACAATTCCTGAAGAAAGAAACTGGAAATATATTAATAAAAGGATGAATACTTGTTCTCGTCCAAATCTCATGAAGTTAGCTTATTTAAATGGAAATGCAATAAATGAAATAGTAAAAGGTAGGGTTTACAGAGATGAAGAGTCTGTTTGGGCAACTTTTAGACGAGCAGGTTATGGGCCAGTTCTCACTAGATTAGCTATTAGTGCTATTGAAGAAAAAGTAAGCAGACAAGAAGTTGTAAATTTAATGAGGAGCTATGAAAAAAAAGGTGTAATACCACATGAACAAAGTGTGGATAAGGTAATCGAAAGATCTTATTATGTAGCTACACAGTGTGAAAAAGGAGAATTAGCTAGTATAGCTAACGAAGAATTCAGAAGTAATCCAAATATAACAATGGATGAAATTCCATTATCTTTTGATGCAGGACTATATCTTACAAAATTTGAAACAAAATTACTTAATAAAAAATTAGATAATAAAAAATCAGAACAAAATCAAAACATGTCAGAAGAATTAATTCCTCAGATATATGTTGATAAAGATGGGAAACTTTCCTGTGAAATTAAAGTAGATAAAAAGAAAATCAAAACTAATCTAAAGCTACCTGCTAAAGAAGTTACATATCTTAGATATATAATTGATTCACAATTTATTCCAGTATCTGCTAATATAATAAAAACAAAATCTGGTTTTAGAATAAGAATACTCATTAATGAATAA
- a CDS encoding TetR/AcrR family transcriptional regulator, with amino-acid sequence MSVSNWKEREREQRCNDILDVAETLFFSKGYDNVSMNSIAKEVGLGKSTLYIYFDNKEELFYAVVLRGVNILSFMIKEKVGKEDTGIEKLNAFKKAYEKFIKKYHEYFQAYNYLKSGRFDLNYMLSSDYSEILMKSMFYSVHIPSNFLNANETIKEIFKLREKIFFTLYKSIKLGIKEGTIRSDVDPLKITILQILICENMGNLPFDFRMIIEGQGLNYVNFTKELDDFVSQLYIK; translated from the coding sequence ATGTCAGTTTCAAATTGGAAGGAAAGAGAAAGGGAACAAAGATGTAATGATATATTAGATGTTGCAGAAACTCTTTTCTTTTCAAAAGGATATGATAATGTTTCTATGAATAGTATAGCTAAAGAAGTTGGATTAGGCAAATCAACCCTTTATATTTACTTTGATAATAAGGAAGAACTTTTTTATGCTGTAGTTTTGCGTGGAGTTAATATTTTAAGTTTCATGATCAAAGAAAAAGTTGGAAAAGAAGATACAGGAATTGAAAAACTTAATGCATTTAAAAAGGCATATGAAAAATTCATCAAAAAATATCATGAATATTTCCAAGCTTATAATTACCTCAAATCAGGAAGATTTGATTTAAATTATATGCTAAGTAGTGATTACAGCGAAATTTTGATGAAGAGTATGTTTTATTCGGTACATATTCCCTCTAATTTCTTAAATGCTAATGAAACTATAAAAGAAATTTTTAAGTTACGGGAGAAAATTTTCTTTACATTGTATAAATCTATAAAATTAGGCATAAAGGAAGGAACAATAAGATCGGATGTTGACCCTTTAAAAATAACAATTTTACAGATTCTAATTTGTGAAAATATGGGTAATTTGCCTTTTGACTTTAGAATGATAATTGAAGGTCAAGGGTTAAATTATGTAAATTTTACTAAAGAGCTAGATGATTTTGTAAGTCAGCTTTATATCAAATAA
- a CDS encoding MFS transporter: MENTSQNQEISDHVYKNRYIISTIVLIGVLMSILDGYMVTIALPTITTQFNIDVGLSQWIITGYLVVMTALFIFFGKISEYTGKTKLFLMGWILFTLSSLGCGLSFGITELIIFRIVQAIGASMIAGVSGAILFHAFPPNEVGKAMGYFGATLAVGSLIGPGLGGFITNFIGWQYIFLVNVPLGVVLILGALKYLKIPENTSKNLNIDWIGTITFVISVATLIMFCGELANSISFTMYLVMYGVVFLLSTVIFIIQESKCKDPMLDLSIFKNRDFSLPVLSLLIFSIALNMAIIVGPFYFQGVMDYNPSQVGLFFMIVSLAMVVTSPIGGKLYDKYHSKYASGIAVLISTVSFVLLGYAYLIMNISMMIIALILWGIGNGLFTSPNTTETLSALPREKTAIASSVSTTAKSLGGALGVSFVSIFLTMSLSTAGYNGEILLASQSILSNSISTIMFATGFLCILATITTVLRNINRKSVLYGELNEMQEFSSEKHTDD, encoded by the coding sequence ATGGAAAATACAAGTCAAAATCAAGAGATATCTGATCATGTTTATAAAAACAGGTATATAATTTCAACTATAGTTCTAATTGGCGTATTAATGTCAATATTAGATGGATATATGGTTACAATAGCATTACCAACAATTACTACACAATTCAACATAGATGTAGGATTATCACAATGGATAATAACTGGTTATTTGGTAGTAATGACTGCATTATTTATATTTTTTGGAAAGATCTCAGAATATACTGGTAAAACAAAATTATTCTTGATGGGATGGATTTTGTTTACATTAAGTTCATTAGGGTGTGGTTTATCTTTTGGGATTACTGAACTTATCATCTTTCGTATAGTTCAAGCTATAGGTGCTTCTATGATAGCAGGAGTTTCTGGTGCAATACTTTTTCATGCATTCCCTCCAAATGAAGTAGGTAAAGCTATGGGATATTTTGGAGCTACATTAGCTGTAGGTTCTTTAATAGGTCCTGGACTTGGAGGATTTATTACTAACTTCATTGGTTGGCAGTATATATTCTTAGTAAATGTACCACTTGGTGTTGTTCTGATTTTAGGTGCTCTAAAATATCTTAAAATCCCTGAAAACACTTCAAAGAATCTTAATATAGATTGGATAGGGACAATAACCTTTGTTATTTCTGTAGCAACATTAATAATGTTTTGTGGTGAGTTAGCCAATAGTATATCATTCACTATGTATTTGGTAATGTATGGAGTTGTATTCCTATTGTCTACTGTTATATTTATCATACAGGAATCTAAATGTAAAGATCCAATGCTTGATTTATCTATATTTAAAAATAGAGATTTTTCACTACCTGTACTAAGTTTGTTAATCTTTTCTATAGCTCTAAATATGGCAATTATTGTAGGTCCTTTCTATTTTCAAGGAGTTATGGATTACAATCCTTCACAAGTAGGATTATTCTTCATGATTGTTTCTTTAGCAATGGTAGTTACATCACCGATTGGAGGGAAACTTTATGATAAATATCACTCAAAATATGCTTCAGGAATTGCTGTACTGATATCTACAGTTTCTTTTGTGTTGTTAGGTTATGCTTATTTGATAATGAACATTAGTATGATGATAATTGCCTTAATTTTATGGGGGATTGGGAATGGTTTATTTACAAGTCCAAATACTACTGAAACTTTGAGTGCTCTTCCTCGAGAAAAAACTGCTATTGCTTCAAGTGTATCAACAACTGCTAAAAGCCTTGGTGGGGCATTAGGAGTATCTTTTGTAAGTATTTTCCTCACAATGAGCTTAAGCACAGCAGGGTATAATGGAGAAATACTATTGGCAAGTCAATCAATTTTATCAAATTCAATCAGTACTATTATGTTTGCAACAGGGTTCCTATGTATTTTAGCTACTATAACAACTGTATTAAGGAATATAAATAGGAAATCTGTATTATATGGTGAGTTAAATGAAATGCAAGAATTTTCATCTGAAAAACATACTGATGATTAA
- the mcrD gene encoding methyl-coenzyme M reductase operon protein D produces the protein MDIEIFPNRYLSADTTEKLLKDLDEIEGIIKMVLHGQRLPPAEMGHPDRKVISIKGQKIDLQVKTGRILMEIKEESIIDEIRNVCENHLQFGFNINNGTYIRKQKTVSDNLKYGKILDDLSDEIVGLTDQNAQLSERVKILKKK, from the coding sequence ATGGATATTGAAATTTTTCCAAACAGATATTTAAGTGCTGATACAACTGAAAAATTGTTAAAAGATCTTGATGAAATTGAAGGTATAATAAAAATGGTCTTACATGGACAAAGACTACCTCCAGCTGAAATGGGACATCCTGATCGTAAAGTTATATCTATCAAAGGTCAAAAAATTGATTTACAAGTTAAAACTGGTAGAATTCTAATGGAAATCAAGGAAGAATCAATTATAGATGAAATAAGGAATGTATGTGAGAATCACCTACAATTTGGATTTAATATAAATAATGGAACATATATCAGAAAACAAAAAACTGTTAGTGATAATCTAAAGTATGGTAAAATTTTAGATGATTTGTCTGATGAAATTGTTGGGTTAACTGATCAAAATGCTCAACTTAGTGAAAGAGTAAAAATACTTAAAAAGAAATAA
- a CDS encoding DUF308 domain-containing protein — protein MKKSMISFLAIILGIIILIFPMLGIIGAQAIIGVAVLLMGVFLLISGISEIDYSPKKSIATIIIGIIILILGLLLIFSPNAFIYLAGLTVYLAGILLIIVGLMTLIGNRERSFGFWSGVVGVVLGIVYIILASTILENPTFLGALIGIWLILTGILRFADNS, from the coding sequence ATGAAAAAATCGATGATTAGTTTTTTAGCAATAATATTGGGGATTATAATACTAATATTTCCAATGTTAGGGATAATTGGTGCACAAGCAATCATAGGGGTTGCAGTGCTTCTAATGGGCGTTTTTTTATTAATAAGTGGAATATCAGAAATAGATTATAGCCCTAAAAAGAGTATAGCTACAATAATTATTGGAATTATAATATTAATTCTAGGATTACTTTTAATATTTAGTCCAAATGCATTTATTTATCTAGCTGGTTTAACAGTTTATTTAGCTGGAATATTACTTATAATAGTTGGACTTATGACTTTAATTGGAAACAGAGAAAGAAGTTTCGGTTTCTGGAGTGGAGTTGTTGGAGTTGTATTAGGTATTGTTTACATAATATTGGCAAGTACAATATTAGAAAACCCTACATTTTTAGGAGCATTAATTGGAATTTGGTTAATATTAACTGGAATACTAAGATTTGCAGATAATAGTTAA
- a CDS encoding TetR/AcrR family transcriptional regulator codes for MILNTNNRDKILQIAFLLSLKNGFDRVSIKQIQKESGLAAGSIYYYFENKDEILVAMFNKYVLGRVFLFKETIRNLNCPFIEKLRFIFTYSADFFNKKENGINDSIVSELNYEDYHVLSMSIYHQYPEVRPQFIEMHNDINDFYGELIQEAIENGEIRDDVEIKALIILIQSSLRGKLDLWMNQSEFSFEELVEANINMLYEAIKK; via the coding sequence ATGATCTTGAACACGAACAACAGAGATAAAATACTCCAAATAGCTTTTTTATTATCACTAAAAAATGGTTTTGATAGGGTATCTATAAAACAAATTCAAAAAGAATCTGGACTTGCTGCTGGTTCAATATACTATTATTTTGAAAATAAAGATGAAATTTTAGTAGCTATGTTTAATAAATATGTTTTAGGGAGAGTCTTTCTATTTAAAGAAACTATAAGAAATCTAAATTGTCCATTCATTGAAAAATTAAGGTTTATTTTTACTTATAGTGCTGATTTTTTTAATAAAAAAGAGAATGGCATCAATGATTCAATTGTGTCTGAATTAAACTATGAAGACTATCATGTTTTATCTATGAGTATTTATCATCAATATCCTGAAGTTAGGCCACAATTTATTGAAATGCACAATGATATAAATGATTTTTACGGTGAATTAATTCAAGAAGCTATTGAAAATGGTGAAATAAGAGACGATGTTGAGATTAAAGCATTAATTATACTTATTCAATCTTCATTAAGAGGAAAGTTGGATTTATGGATGAATCAATCAGAGTTTTCATTTGAAGAACTTGTAGAAGCTAATATAAACATGCTTTATGAGGCAATTAAAAAATAG
- a CDS encoding TetR/AcrR family transcriptional regulator, translated as MNTKDKIIEITFLLSLENGFDRVSIKQIQKESGVSSGSIYYYFKDKDDILVEILNRYLMGNIPLFKEAVRNSSDSLRERLRVAFILTTTSFNKKEFHFNSLTTRKFNHEDYFMLLTSIFHQYPEVRHMFHEMQHDLNDFYYKLLQEAIEKGEIREDIDIKTMNIFIQSCIKGHITLWLNQSNFSLEEIVKDDVKMIWEIIKK; from the coding sequence ATGAATACTAAAGATAAAATAATTGAAATAACATTTTTACTCTCACTAGAAAATGGTTTTGATAGGGTATCTATAAAACAAATTCAAAAAGAATCAGGGGTTTCTTCAGGATCAATATATTATTATTTCAAAGATAAGGATGATATATTGGTGGAAATACTTAATAGATACCTTATGGGTAATATTCCTCTATTCAAAGAAGCTGTAAGAAATTCAAGCGATTCTTTAAGAGAAAGATTAAGGGTTGCTTTTATTCTTACAACTACTTCTTTCAATAAAAAAGAATTTCACTTCAATAGTCTAACTACACGTAAATTTAATCATGAAGACTATTTTATGTTGCTTACTAGTATTTTTCATCAATATCCTGAAGTTAGACATATGTTTCATGAGATGCAGCATGATTTAAATGATTTTTACTATAAGTTACTTCAAGAAGCTATTGAAAAGGGTGAAATAAGAGAGGATATTGATATTAAAACAATGAATATATTTATTCAAAGTTGTATAAAGGGACATATAACTCTATGGTTAAATCAGTCAAATTTTTCATTGGAAGAGATTGTGAAAGATGATGTAAAAATGATTTGGGAGATAATTAAAAAATAA